One Vallitalea pronyensis genomic region harbors:
- a CDS encoding MBL fold metallo-hydrolase: MSLVKSKKRVTEPVQFTIEEDMVLTATGAVNIHVPFIVNHVDFFPSSFKLEAGGKRIFLDPVIIEGEEKADYILLTHGHEDHFSIPDIKKLVKKETVVVCPSKVYKKLTKHIQGCIIQKIEPGEHLDDDSFRIQAIGAYNVKAKVIAPHAKSAGNVGYIITKDHVSVYHAGDTDYTPEMSQLKNITVALTPIDGGKLTMTTEEAGAFINHIKPKYTIPMHYNLGTDQLEVFKKLVNENTNVIIMDRHPS; the protein is encoded by the coding sequence ATGAGTTTAGTCAAAAGTAAGAAAAGAGTAACAGAACCGGTACAATTTACAATTGAAGAGGATATGGTATTAACAGCTACAGGGGCCGTTAATATTCATGTACCATTCATTGTTAATCATGTGGATTTCTTTCCATCTAGTTTTAAGTTGGAAGCAGGAGGCAAACGTATCTTTTTGGACCCTGTTATCATTGAGGGGGAAGAAAAGGCAGATTATATCCTATTAACCCATGGTCATGAAGACCATTTTTCCATACCGGATATAAAGAAACTGGTTAAAAAAGAGACGGTTGTTGTTTGTCCATCAAAGGTATATAAAAAATTAACAAAGCACATACAAGGTTGTATCATACAAAAAATCGAACCAGGTGAACATCTGGATGATGATTCCTTTCGCATTCAAGCAATAGGTGCTTACAATGTTAAAGCGAAAGTCATAGCGCCTCATGCAAAATCAGCTGGAAATGTAGGTTATATCATAACCAAAGACCATGTTAGCGTATACCATGCAGGCGACACCGATTATACACCCGAGATGAGCCAGCTTAAGAACATAACCGTTGCCTTAACACCTATAGATGGTGGAAAGTTAACCATGACAACGGAAGAAGCAGGGGCATTTATTAATCATATCAAACCGAAGTATACCATCCCTATGCATTATAATCTTGGCACAGATCAACTGGAAGTCTTTAAAAAACTGGTCAATGAAAATACCAACGTCATTATTATGGATCGGCATCCTTCATAG
- a CDS encoding endo-1,4-beta-xylanase, with protein MMRLKSRWIQSSMIIIVVLGGLLVGCQNKKTALVEQEQQHQEVEQGQQNQEKEVASVAVEGPPQDMTEFRLGEAAKAYNVLIGAAIEPAYLQEKAYADTLKKDFTVITPENRMKWQFIHPQENQFTFEEGDAVVAFARENNMQVRGHALVWHIQNPTWLTNREWSKEELSKVLKEHIHTVVDHYKDDIYAWDVVNEAFEGGSYRESIWYKTLGKEYIEKALIWAREADPDVQLFLNDYGIEEPGVKADAMYNLCVELLEKNIPLDGVGFQFHMDLHQPFDMPSVYKNLKRFADLGLKIDITELDIRMLGTPTEALLALQAQYYGELMDIALDLDALVSFTMWGFTDKYSWVPGYFSGQGWALIYDENYQPKPAYATLAHNILRGPIPLTYGQPIDTHNRQLVNPLKASYVENPPVVDGLIDEGEWDNIYTYGFSYNQLDGENQCLPADEADVWADFKLAYHQDYLYGCVQREDNITINNIVGETYKNDNVEVFLEYGDYFKQFRTVVGHDFENGDTDHVAVWNGDGTLLEFKVKLPETDMTGLTMGFNMALSDNDSGGNRNYQLYPITGMNKSYLGRDLTLLLCEGDTPRPANFDKVIPPIKSRQALVIPTIDGQINGSEWSEGVRYNFAYDLLEAPHHAMPKKRDDLYGTYKINHSNHAIFGYITRMDDITIVEGPLSESDSVELLMTYQDQDIHLSAKILQEPQIVGDIKNFQYAWDEQGQFFEFYFEVDQPIEKDTIIPIQLLLRDNDGHGVKHLVSPFFGGKTGHAVEDFGELQFVH; from the coding sequence ATGATGCGATTAAAAAGTAGATGGATACAGAGCTCTATGATCATCATCGTCGTACTGGGTGGGTTACTTGTTGGGTGTCAAAACAAAAAAACAGCACTTGTGGAACAAGAACAACAACATCAAGAAGTGGAACAAGGACAACAAAATCAAGAGAAAGAGGTAGCGTCTGTTGCTGTTGAAGGCCCTCCACAAGATATGACAGAATTCCGTTTAGGTGAAGCTGCAAAAGCGTACAATGTCTTAATTGGAGCAGCCATTGAACCAGCTTATCTTCAAGAGAAAGCTTATGCGGATACCCTTAAAAAAGACTTTACCGTTATAACCCCTGAAAATAGAATGAAATGGCAGTTTATTCACCCACAAGAGAACCAATTTACTTTCGAAGAAGGAGATGCTGTTGTAGCTTTTGCTAGAGAGAATAATATGCAGGTTCGGGGGCATGCCTTAGTGTGGCATATTCAGAATCCTACATGGTTAACCAATAGGGAATGGTCAAAAGAAGAACTTTCAAAGGTCTTGAAAGAGCATATTCATACAGTTGTTGATCATTACAAAGATGACATTTATGCATGGGATGTGGTCAATGAAGCTTTTGAAGGCGGTTCTTATCGTGAAAGTATTTGGTATAAAACCCTTGGTAAAGAATACATTGAAAAAGCTTTAATATGGGCAAGAGAGGCCGATCCAGATGTTCAGTTATTTTTGAATGACTATGGTATAGAGGAACCAGGTGTTAAGGCTGATGCCATGTATAACTTATGTGTTGAATTATTAGAAAAGAATATTCCTTTAGATGGTGTGGGCTTTCAATTCCATATGGATCTCCATCAACCCTTTGACATGCCAAGTGTGTATAAAAATCTAAAACGCTTTGCGGATTTAGGGTTAAAAATTGACATTACAGAATTGGATATAAGGATGTTAGGTACGCCTACAGAAGCGTTATTAGCGTTACAAGCACAGTATTATGGCGAACTGATGGATATAGCACTGGATTTAGATGCATTGGTATCATTCACCATGTGGGGATTTACAGATAAATACTCGTGGGTACCCGGTTATTTTTCAGGACAGGGATGGGCTTTAATCTATGATGAAAACTATCAGCCTAAGCCTGCTTATGCCACTTTAGCTCACAATATACTTAGGGGGCCAATACCGCTAACTTATGGCCAACCCATTGATACCCATAATCGACAATTAGTCAACCCATTAAAAGCATCTTATGTAGAAAATCCTCCTGTTGTGGACGGTTTGATTGATGAAGGTGAATGGGATAACATCTATACCTATGGTTTTTCCTATAATCAATTAGATGGGGAGAATCAATGTCTACCAGCTGATGAAGCCGATGTTTGGGCGGATTTTAAACTAGCGTATCATCAAGATTATTTATATGGATGTGTTCAAAGAGAAGATAACATAACCATCAACAATATTGTGGGTGAAACCTATAAAAATGATAATGTAGAAGTATTCTTAGAGTATGGTGATTATTTTAAGCAATTTCGAACAGTGGTGGGCCATGATTTCGAAAATGGCGATACCGATCATGTAGCTGTCTGGAATGGGGACGGTACGCTACTAGAATTTAAAGTTAAACTTCCAGAAACCGATATGACGGGACTGACCATGGGATTTAATATGGCACTTTCTGATAATGATTCAGGTGGCAATCGCAATTACCAGTTGTACCCCATTACGGGTATGAATAAAAGCTATTTGGGCAGGGATTTAACCTTACTACTATGTGAGGGTGATACGCCTAGACCAGCCAACTTCGATAAAGTGATACCCCCTATAAAATCACGTCAAGCACTAGTCATACCAACCATTGATGGGCAAATCAATGGGTCAGAATGGTCAGAAGGTGTGCGCTATAACTTCGCCTATGATTTATTAGAAGCACCCCATCATGCCATGCCAAAGAAACGAGATGACCTCTATGGTACTTATAAAATCAACCATAGTAATCATGCCATTTTTGGCTACATCACACGTATGGATGATATAACCATTGTAGAAGGTCCACTGAGTGAATCCGATAGCGTTGAGCTATTGATGACGTACCAAGACCAAGACATACATCTATCAGCCAAAATATTACAGGAACCACAAATAGTAGGAGACATCAAAAATTTTCAATACGCTTGGGATGAACAAGGGCAATTTTTTGAGTTTTATTTTGAGGTCGATCAACCCATTGAAAAGGATACCATTATCCCCATACAGCTCTTATTAAGGGATAATGACGGGCATGGGGTTAAGCACCTTGTATCGCCTTTCTTTGGCGGGAAAACGGGTCATGCAGTTGAGGATTTTGGCGAATTACAGTTTGTTCACTAA
- a CDS encoding class I SAM-dependent methyltransferase: MDYDYQKDYWNKMADHKNFTTPFQFDIFLKYVHKNEAILDIGCGYGRTLNELSEKGFTKLHGIDFSKNMIERGKKQFPQLNLACTDSKTLPYEADTFDAVIILAVLTSIIRDDDQRQFISEIQRVLKPQGILYINDFLINSDERNVKRYEMYENKFNQYGVFQLPEGAIMRHHHIQWITELTSPFKQIAFQEMSYTTMNGNTSRGFYYMGENMA, from the coding sequence ATGGACTATGATTATCAAAAAGATTATTGGAACAAGATGGCGGATCATAAAAACTTCACCACACCTTTTCAGTTTGATATTTTTTTAAAGTATGTTCATAAAAATGAGGCTATTTTAGACATTGGGTGTGGCTATGGCAGAACTTTAAATGAGCTATCTGAAAAAGGCTTTACCAAGCTACACGGCATTGACTTTTCCAAGAATATGATTGAACGTGGAAAAAAACAATTTCCTCAGCTAAATTTAGCATGCACCGATAGCAAAACCTTACCTTATGAAGCGGACACCTTTGATGCAGTTATCATACTAGCGGTCTTGACCAGTATTATTCGTGATGATGACCAACGTCAGTTTATCTCAGAAATTCAACGTGTTTTGAAGCCCCAAGGTATCTTATATATTAATGATTTTTTAATAAATTCCGATGAACGAAATGTGAAACGATACGAGATGTATGAAAACAAATTCAACCAATATGGTGTCTTTCAGCTACCGGAAGGTGCTATCATGCGCCATCATCATATCCAGTGGATAACTGAACTGACAAGTCCTTTTAAGCAGATCGCCTTTCAAGAAATGTCGTATACAACCATGAACGGTAATACGTCAAGAGGGTTTTATTATATGGGTGAGAATATGGCCTAG
- a CDS encoding TetR/AcrR family transcriptional regulator, with protein sequence MTRAELDKQARRDAIITAAEKVFIEKGYDATSVAEIAKEAVFTKTTVYKYFPTKDHLYMSVALRGNEKLYGYLSSVETAGKNGITLLQDMCMQYYFFYEKHRSLFYIIHHVSFIKQKNPQLFLESSWTDIEARIVDLVQQSITRGITDGSIKQDVQCVETTYSFMFMLTGFFKTLNEHGESFVKHYDLHMKQFVKHAIHLMMDSLRQH encoded by the coding sequence ATGACAAGAGCTGAGCTTGATAAACAAGCTCGAAGAGATGCTATCATAACCGCTGCTGAAAAAGTATTTATTGAGAAAGGGTATGATGCAACTTCAGTAGCTGAAATTGCAAAAGAAGCTGTTTTTACCAAGACCACCGTGTATAAATATTTCCCAACGAAAGACCATTTATATATGTCTGTTGCTTTAAGGGGTAACGAAAAATTATATGGGTACCTTTCATCTGTGGAAACAGCTGGCAAAAATGGTATAACATTATTACAAGACATGTGCATGCAATACTATTTCTTTTATGAGAAACATCGTTCGTTATTTTATATTATCCACCATGTTAGCTTCATAAAACAAAAAAATCCACAATTATTCCTAGAGAGTTCTTGGACAGATATTGAAGCACGTATCGTTGACCTTGTGCAACAATCAATCACACGGGGTATTACTGATGGAAGCATTAAGCAAGATGTACAGTGTGTGGAGACCACTTATAGCTTTATGTTTATGCTGACGGGTTTTTTTAAAACCCTTAATGAGCATGGCGAATCTTTTGTAAAACACTATGACCTTCATATGAAGCAATTTGTCAAACACGCCATTCATCTGATGATGGACTCTCTTAGACAACATTGA
- a CDS encoding LacI family DNA-binding transcriptional regulator — protein MISIYDIAKEAGVSKSTVSRVVNNQPGVIDSKREKVLQAIEKLDYKPHSAARNLALKKTNVVAVFVRELSANFYAEFVHDINHIFDDEFNYGAIYCNRNSHSPSRVDYLGLVNKSVDGYIFIGEDSVTEKELEVLVRAGESVVVLGTNLKVDGVLSIDVNNYEVTYEAIKHLIDLGHQKIIHIGAAETSVEFQERHRGYEQALKDFGLTYNSSRNIGYEYEDAYQYGLILADEVFKEGLTAAFCFNDTAAVGLINGLQEKGIKVPKDFSVVGFDDLPLVRMTKDYIPPLTTIRQPQKDMAIYAVHSLHDMMNHVKKTENRVYKCELKIRETTSKPR, from the coding sequence ATGATTAGCATATATGACATAGCCAAAGAGGCAGGTGTATCAAAAAGTACTGTCTCACGTGTTGTGAATAACCAACCAGGGGTCATTGATTCAAAACGAGAAAAAGTATTACAAGCCATTGAAAAGTTAGATTACAAACCACATTCAGCTGCAAGAAACTTGGCATTGAAAAAAACAAATGTTGTTGCTGTATTTGTACGTGAGTTATCGGCTAATTTTTATGCAGAATTTGTGCATGACATTAATCATATTTTTGACGATGAGTTTAACTATGGTGCTATTTATTGCAACCGTAATAGCCATTCACCATCCCGAGTGGATTATTTAGGATTGGTGAATAAAAGTGTTGACGGCTACATTTTTATTGGTGAAGATTCTGTCACAGAGAAAGAGTTGGAAGTCCTTGTTAGAGCAGGGGAATCTGTAGTTGTTCTTGGAACCAATTTAAAGGTGGATGGGGTATTGTCCATTGATGTTAACAATTATGAGGTAACCTATGAAGCCATTAAACATTTAATTGACTTAGGCCACCAAAAGATTATACATATCGGTGCAGCTGAAACAAGTGTCGAATTTCAAGAACGTCACCGAGGCTATGAGCAGGCATTAAAAGATTTTGGTCTTACTTATAACTCATCCAGAAATATTGGTTATGAATACGAAGATGCCTATCAATATGGACTTATTCTAGCGGATGAAGTATTCAAGGAAGGATTAACAGCAGCATTTTGCTTCAATGATACAGCAGCAGTAGGCTTGATTAATGGCTTGCAGGAGAAGGGTATTAAAGTGCCCAAGGATTTCTCCGTTGTGGGTTTTGACGACTTGCCATTGGTAAGAATGACAAAAGACTATATACCACCATTAACCACTATTCGACAACCTCAAAAAGACATGGCTATCTATGCCGTACACAGCCTTCATGATATGATGAACCATGTAAAGAAGACAGAGAATCGGGTGTACAAATGTGAGTTAAAGATTAGAGAAACAACATCAAAACCAAGATAA
- a CDS encoding helix-turn-helix domain-containing protein produces MNKGGLKMDYSLTIWSVASFVETSVKDKMDYKDLEKIVGFSYRHIREVFKESTGISLAKYMLIRRISNTAFEIVHTKESLTEIAANYHFSSYDSFTRAFKRITGMMPSRFRKQSCKVGRRRLFMGMYAPVIYRDEEYFMISQPILEVTDKMKSVEKNNGTCILYGVPKVAYTYEECTPFPTVLKACLNYMGQTTDYAYIMAATGAAFRLRWNLNYWDGGNVDIMNVYNEPYKAFEKGFAAAGRSYKILTRDQGDKASFIQLITSEIDQGSPVIALGIIGPPEACVITGYQDNGHKILGWNCFQDNMEFNKGVTYHQCGYFICDNWWENKETIALMAIGEQQVEKTGIKEMVKNAIQIMTNKKITHIDPLTKNIRNELAGGQDAYDAWANAISHEQEFPQNAILPMLIERLMCQNDAQVMIAEGRSYAACFTEYIGKCHPNLAEKCHHVADLFRKEAKCAMDMDVIKGGFEQHEEASKRFADSEVRKKIVTLIQQAKAYDLQARQGLEEILEML; encoded by the coding sequence ATGAATAAAGGTGGTTTGAAAATGGATTATTCCCTTACAATATGGTCAGTAGCAAGTTTTGTTGAAACCAGCGTAAAAGATAAGATGGATTACAAAGATTTAGAAAAGATAGTCGGGTTTTCTTATCGGCATATTCGAGAAGTGTTTAAAGAATCCACAGGTATATCCTTAGCCAAATATATGCTCATAAGAAGGATTTCCAATACAGCTTTTGAAATTGTTCATACAAAAGAATCCCTCACTGAAATAGCTGCAAATTATCATTTTAGCAGTTATGATTCCTTTACACGAGCGTTTAAACGCATTACAGGTATGATGCCATCGAGATTTAGGAAACAATCATGTAAGGTCGGTCGAAGACGATTGTTTATGGGGATGTATGCACCGGTCATTTATCGCGATGAGGAATATTTCATGATTTCACAACCTATACTGGAGGTAACAGATAAGATGAAAAGTGTAGAAAAGAATAACGGAACTTGTATTTTATATGGTGTTCCAAAAGTAGCTTATACTTATGAAGAGTGTACACCATTTCCAACCGTATTAAAAGCGTGCCTAAATTATATGGGCCAAACAACGGATTATGCATATATTATGGCAGCTACGGGAGCCGCATTTCGATTAAGATGGAACCTTAACTATTGGGATGGTGGCAATGTTGATATTATGAATGTATACAATGAGCCTTATAAAGCTTTTGAAAAAGGGTTTGCAGCGGCAGGTCGTTCATATAAGATTTTGACAAGAGATCAAGGGGATAAAGCATCCTTTATTCAGTTGATTACTTCTGAGATTGACCAAGGGAGTCCTGTTATAGCATTGGGAATCATTGGTCCACCAGAGGCTTGTGTGATTACGGGTTATCAGGATAATGGTCACAAAATCCTTGGATGGAATTGCTTTCAGGATAATATGGAATTTAACAAAGGAGTAACCTATCATCAATGTGGGTATTTTATCTGTGATAATTGGTGGGAGAATAAGGAAACCATAGCACTTATGGCTATAGGTGAGCAACAAGTGGAAAAAACGGGTATAAAAGAAATGGTTAAGAATGCCATTCAGATTATGACGAATAAGAAGATAACCCATATCGACCCATTAACAAAAAATATAAGAAATGAATTAGCAGGTGGGCAAGATGCTTATGACGCCTGGGCTAATGCTATTAGTCATGAACAAGAATTTCCTCAAAATGCTATATTGCCTATGCTGATTGAACGACTTATGTGTCAAAATGATGCACAAGTCATGATTGCAGAGGGAAGGTCCTATGCAGCATGCTTCACTGAATACATAGGAAAATGCCATCCAAATCTAGCAGAAAAATGCCATCATGTAGCTGATTTGTTTCGAAAAGAAGCAAAATGTGCCATGGATATGGATGTGATTAAAGGTGGTTTTGAACAACATGAAGAAGCAAGCAAACGATTTGCTGACTCTGAAGTTAGGAAAAAAATTGTAACACTTATTCAACAGGCAAAAGCTTATGACTTGCAGGCACGACAAGGTCTGGAAGAAATATTAGAGATGTTATGA
- a CDS encoding glycoside hydrolase family 3 C-terminal domain-containing protein, which produces MNYTYLDTTVSLEERAKDLVGRLTLEEKVSQMLHYAPAIPRLDIPAYNWWSECLHGVARAGVATVFPQAIGLAATFDTDFVYEIANVIADEARAKHHEFVREGDHGIYKGLTHWSPNVNIFRDPRWGRGHETYGEDPYLTGQMGLAFIHGLQGNDETYLKIAACAKHFAVHSGPENERHSFNAVVSQKDLYETYLPAFKVCVEEGHVEAVMGAYNRVNGEPACGSPTLLQKILREDWQFQGHVVSDCWAICDFHMHHKVTSTPQESAALAIQSGSDLNCGKTFASLLSAVQLGLVAEEEIDQAVTRLMMTRFKLGMFDPQEQVSYANIPYEVNDQDSHHALAIDAARRSMVLLKNKDQRLPLSKDNLKTVAVIGPNAHNADNLYGNYSGTSSRSCTLLEGIQKTLKDKARVYYAKGCELQEDKTEALANSQDRIAEAVSAAKRSDVAIVCLGLNAHIEGEEGDVSNAQAAGDKASLLLPGLQNTLLEAVVATGTPTIVVIVSGSPVDLRWAQEHVDAIVEAWYPGPEGGVALADLLFGHVDFSGRLPITYVRKTEDLPDFRDYSMNNRTYRYIECDPLYTFGYGLSYNHYVYSDLNISKEVLHHGENQEVHVTVTNKSQKPGREVVQVYLKDLEASVKTPHYQLVGFKNVALKADESKTLAFIIKKERMCVVNKSGQLVLEPGGFTVYAGGCGPDEVSNELTGTKPLAIDFQVV; this is translated from the coding sequence ATGAACTATACGTATCTTGATACAACCGTATCACTTGAAGAAAGAGCAAAAGATTTAGTAGGCCGATTAACTCTAGAAGAAAAAGTATCCCAAATGCTCCATTATGCACCAGCTATCCCACGCCTTGATATACCAGCTTATAATTGGTGGAGCGAATGCCTCCATGGTGTTGCAAGGGCAGGTGTAGCCACTGTATTTCCCCAAGCCATTGGGTTGGCGGCTACCTTTGATACAGATTTCGTATATGAGATTGCCAATGTGATTGCTGATGAGGCAAGGGCAAAACATCATGAATTTGTACGAGAAGGTGACCATGGCATTTACAAAGGGCTGACCCATTGGTCTCCTAATGTGAATATATTCAGAGACCCTAGATGGGGCAGAGGACATGAAACATACGGTGAAGACCCTTATCTTACAGGACAAATGGGTTTGGCATTCATTCATGGATTGCAAGGAAATGATGAGACGTATTTAAAAATAGCAGCCTGTGCAAAGCATTTTGCTGTACACAGTGGTCCAGAAAATGAACGACATTCTTTTAATGCAGTGGTTAGCCAAAAAGACCTGTATGAGACCTACTTACCTGCTTTTAAAGTATGCGTAGAAGAAGGCCATGTTGAAGCTGTTATGGGCGCTTATAACCGGGTAAATGGTGAACCTGCATGTGGTTCACCCACCTTGTTACAAAAAATACTACGAGAAGATTGGCAGTTTCAGGGTCATGTGGTATCTGATTGCTGGGCAATCTGTGATTTCCATATGCATCATAAGGTCACCTCAACACCCCAAGAATCAGCCGCTTTAGCTATCCAATCTGGGAGCGATCTCAACTGTGGTAAAACATTTGCCTCCCTTTTGTCAGCGGTTCAATTAGGCTTGGTAGCAGAAGAAGAGATTGATCAAGCAGTCACACGATTAATGATGACCCGTTTTAAACTAGGCATGTTTGATCCTCAGGAACAGGTATCCTATGCCAACATCCCATATGAGGTGAATGATCAAGACAGTCACCATGCACTGGCTATAGATGCAGCGAGAAGAAGTATGGTACTGCTTAAAAACAAAGACCAGCGCTTACCCCTTAGTAAGGATAACCTGAAGACAGTAGCTGTTATTGGGCCTAATGCTCACAACGCAGATAACTTATATGGAAATTACAGCGGTACGTCATCCAGATCCTGTACGTTACTAGAAGGTATACAGAAGACCCTGAAAGATAAAGCTCGTGTCTATTATGCCAAAGGGTGTGAACTCCAAGAGGACAAAACAGAAGCATTAGCCAATAGCCAAGACCGTATTGCTGAAGCCGTATCCGCAGCAAAACGTTCAGATGTAGCCATCGTATGTTTAGGTTTGAATGCACACATTGAGGGAGAAGAAGGTGATGTATCCAATGCGCAAGCAGCAGGTGATAAGGCTTCCTTGTTACTACCAGGATTACAGAATACATTACTTGAAGCCGTTGTAGCAACAGGTACCCCCACCATTGTGGTTATTGTTTCAGGGAGTCCGGTGGATTTGAGATGGGCACAAGAACACGTGGATGCTATTGTTGAAGCATGGTACCCTGGGCCAGAAGGTGGTGTTGCTTTAGCTGATTTATTGTTTGGCCACGTTGATTTTTCTGGAAGATTACCCATTACTTATGTCAGAAAAACGGAAGATTTACCTGATTTTAGAGATTACAGTATGAACAACCGAACGTACCGTTACATAGAGTGTGACCCCCTGTATACATTTGGTTATGGCTTATCCTACAATCATTATGTATACAGTGATTTGAACATTTCTAAGGAGGTATTACACCACGGTGAAAACCAAGAGGTACATGTAACGGTAACGAATAAAAGCCAAAAACCAGGTCGAGAAGTTGTGCAGGTTTATTTAAAAGATTTGGAGGCCAGCGTCAAGACACCCCATTATCAGTTAGTTGGTTTTAAAAATGTAGCGCTAAAGGCAGATGAATCCAAGACATTAGCATTCATCATTAAGAAAGAGCGGATGTGTGTGGTTAACAAAAGTGGCCAGTTGGTGTTAGAACCGGGTGGATTCACTGTATATGCAGGTGGTTGTGGACCAGATGAAGTCAGCAATGAGTTGACAGGTACAAAACCATTAGCCATTGATTTCCAAGTGGTTTAG
- a CDS encoding response regulator, translating into MKAMIIDDEKHAITRLVKLLEQIPTITKVVAFDDPLDALGYLPNHQQDMIFLDVEMPVHGLEVFGRIMDIQTYVPVIFTTAYDQYAIKAFELNAIDYLLKPFRRERLLKSVERVEEYYKTLPNEQVKQNHTLHIDCFKRLSMYHGDEIINLNWRTKKADELIAFLVCEEGTFVSKDKIIDSLWRDLDSKKGMNNLYTTLYYIRRQAQKSNVKIPIESLRGKMRFNIENIHVDMIALSNVYTSYKKGDAINRDYVNALYKGMLLEEHDYPWAIILQSKYEHIYQELMYD; encoded by the coding sequence ATGAAAGCCATGATTATTGATGATGAAAAACATGCTATAACCAGACTTGTCAAATTGTTAGAACAAATACCCACCATTACAAAAGTGGTTGCTTTTGATGACCCGCTAGATGCCCTTGGCTATTTACCGAATCATCAGCAAGATATGATCTTTCTTGATGTGGAAATGCCAGTTCATGGGCTAGAGGTATTTGGTCGTATTATGGACATACAAACCTATGTACCTGTTATTTTTACGACTGCCTATGACCAGTATGCAATCAAAGCCTTTGAACTCAATGCAATTGATTATTTATTGAAACCATTTCGACGAGAACGTTTACTGAAATCTGTTGAACGTGTGGAAGAATATTATAAAACACTACCAAATGAGCAGGTTAAACAGAATCATACATTACATATTGACTGTTTTAAAAGATTGTCCATGTACCATGGTGACGAAATAATAAATCTAAACTGGCGGACAAAAAAAGCAGATGAACTGATTGCTTTTCTGGTATGTGAAGAAGGAACATTTGTATCAAAAGATAAAATTATTGATAGTCTTTGGCGGGATTTAGATAGTAAAAAGGGAATGAATAATCTCTATACAACGCTATATTATATACGACGTCAAGCCCAAAAATCCAATGTAAAAATTCCCATTGAATCTTTACGTGGAAAGATGCGATTTAATATAGAAAACATCCATGTGGATATGATTGCCTTATCCAACGTGTACACCAGCTATAAGAAAGGTGATGCAATTAATAGGGATTATGTCAACGCCTTATATAAAGGGATGTTGTTAGAAGAACATGATTACCCTTGGGCTATCATACTTCAATCAAAATATGAGCATATCTATCAAGAACTGATGTATGATTAA